A single region of the Acidobacteriota bacterium genome encodes:
- a CDS encoding TonB-dependent receptor, with product MHSLRPRNSLLLAFLLLLPLPALARDGDVSGTVTDQTGAALPGVTVEAASPALADGPRSARTDAEGSFVIGNLPAGDYSVSFSLSGFDTLNRDGVSISGAGGANLDVRLRIESLIQEVTVVGSKLGTGRQEFGVSVAHLGADRIDSDAIVNVEDAFHRAANVYVGAAEQGGYAIRGVNNSGLESDHSNGTALASVLVNQLALAPRTSDHLNPSLFDAESVEILRGPQSTLQGPNSLIGSVLINYNRPAFDGYDGRVRVEGGSLDTERIQLMQNVELVDGILSARVVHEDRYIRGAVSNIVNGADDRHRTDVETTRVLLALRPRADESLRFDLTWLRSDSDSIPWGYHMEDPARGITMEDRQQVWNREDAFPSKIDLLNLEAHIDLGERWALDAVVGASEFDGAQLFDADFTPWDILNVDAWSQDDVASQEIRASYRGAGVNVLLGAFHSRSDFGYGFTGAGFFPDGLGNIVPFNRTTRLTEDVEQTDFFGRIEWDATDRVHLTGGVRLSRDSRANVNFADNNGFITELDAETDFEQVLPSASVTFDVAQNTSLGASYARGFKAGGFAFGLLLGLAEPFDEEFTDNFELFLRHRIANGRMILNANLYRIDWTDQQIPYTPPGGFPQFDSLVANAGESLLQGLEIETEVFVSNALSLFGSLGISDSEFVHFVLDGVDYAGRALPQAPSWSASAGLNWRSPAGWFAGGTLSYADDAYSELAAPEITRLKTRTLLDGRFGYRRGGWALYAWGKNLLDHQYERQLYNGAPFGLPGAYGIFGRPRSAGVGIDFNW from the coding sequence ATGCACTCTCTTCGACCCAGGAACTCTCTTCTGCTCGCCTTCCTCCTTCTCTTGCCGCTCCCCGCCCTAGCACGGGACGGCGACGTCTCGGGCACCGTGACCGATCAGACCGGCGCCGCCCTGCCGGGCGTGACCGTGGAGGCAGCGAGCCCGGCCCTCGCCGACGGCCCCCGCTCCGCCAGGACGGACGCCGAAGGATCCTTCGTCATCGGCAATCTGCCCGCCGGGGACTACTCGGTCTCCTTCAGTCTCAGCGGCTTCGACACCCTGAACCGGGACGGCGTGTCGATCTCCGGTGCCGGCGGCGCGAACCTGGATGTCCGCCTGCGAATCGAGAGTCTCATCCAGGAGGTCACGGTCGTCGGAAGCAAGCTGGGCACGGGCAGGCAGGAGTTCGGCGTCAGCGTCGCCCATCTGGGCGCCGACCGCATCGACTCCGACGCGATCGTCAACGTCGAGGACGCCTTCCACCGGGCCGCGAACGTCTACGTCGGCGCCGCCGAGCAGGGCGGCTACGCCATCCGCGGGGTGAACAACAGCGGCCTGGAGTCCGACCACTCCAACGGCACCGCCCTGGCCTCCGTCCTCGTCAATCAACTGGCGCTCGCACCGCGCACGAGCGACCATCTGAACCCGTCCCTGTTCGACGCCGAGTCGGTGGAGATCCTCCGTGGACCCCAGTCGACCCTGCAGGGGCCGAACTCCCTGATCGGGTCGGTGCTCATCAACTACAACCGGCCCGCGTTCGACGGCTACGACGGACGCGTCCGGGTCGAGGGCGGCAGTCTCGATACGGAGCGGATCCAGTTGATGCAGAACGTCGAGCTCGTCGACGGGATTCTCTCCGCGCGCGTCGTCCACGAGGACCGCTACATCCGCGGAGCGGTCTCGAACATCGTGAACGGCGCCGACGACCGGCACCGCACGGACGTCGAGACGACCCGCGTTCTGCTGGCCTTGAGACCGCGGGCCGACGAGAGCCTCCGGTTCGACCTCACCTGGCTCCGGAGCGACTCGGACTCGATCCCCTGGGGCTACCACATGGAAGACCCGGCACGGGGGATCACGATGGAGGACCGGCAGCAGGTCTGGAACCGCGAGGACGCGTTTCCTTCCAAGATCGACCTCCTGAACCTGGAGGCGCACATCGACCTCGGCGAGCGCTGGGCCCTCGACGCCGTCGTCGGCGCGAGCGAGTTCGACGGCGCGCAGCTCTTCGACGCCGACTTCACGCCCTGGGACATTCTGAACGTCGACGCGTGGAGCCAGGACGACGTCGCGAGCCAGGAGATCCGCGCCTCGTACCGCGGCGCCGGCGTGAACGTTCTGCTTGGCGCCTTCCACTCGCGGTCCGACTTCGGCTACGGCTTCACAGGCGCCGGCTTCTTCCCCGACGGACTGGGCAACATCGTTCCCTTCAACCGGACGACCAGATTGACCGAGGACGTCGAGCAGACCGACTTCTTCGGACGGATCGAGTGGGATGCGACGGATCGGGTGCACCTGACCGGGGGCGTCCGGCTCAGCCGTGACTCCAGGGCCAACGTCAACTTCGCGGACAACAACGGCTTCATCACCGAGCTGGACGCCGAGACGGACTTCGAACAGGTGCTCCCATCCGCCTCGGTGACCTTCGACGTGGCCCAGAACACCTCGCTGGGCGCGTCGTACGCACGCGGCTTCAAGGCCGGCGGGTTCGCCTTCGGGCTCCTGCTCGGGCTGGCGGAGCCGTTCGACGAAGAGTTCACGGACAACTTCGAGTTGTTCCTGAGGCACCGCATCGCCAACGGCCGCATGATCCTGAACGCGAACCTCTACCGGATCGACTGGACCGATCAGCAGATTCCGTACACGCCTCCGGGAGGTTTCCCGCAGTTCGACTCATTGGTCGCGAACGCCGGCGAGTCGCTTCTTCAGGGCCTCGAGATCGAGACCGAGGTCTTCGTCAGCAACGCGCTGAGCCTCTTCGGGTCGCTCGGCATCTCGGACTCCGAGTTCGTGCACTTCGTCCTCGACGGCGTGGACTACGCCGGCAGGGCGTTGCCGCAGGCGCCCTCGTGGAGCGCCTCCGCGGGTCTGAACTGGCGCTCGCCGGCGGGCTGGTTCGCCGGCGGAACGCTGAGCTACGCCGACGACGCCTACAGCGAACTGGCGGCGCCGGAGATCACGCGGCTGAAGACCCGGACGCTGCTCGACGGCCGGTTCGGCTACCGGCGCGGCGGCTGGGCGCTCTACGCCTGGGGCAAGAACCTGCTCGACCACCAGTACGAACGCCAGTTGTACAACGGCGCTCCGTTCGGACTGCCGGGCGCCTACGGCATCTTCGGTCGGCCACGGTCGGCCGGTGTCGGCATCGACTTCAACTGGTAA
- a CDS encoding TIGR03560 family F420-dependent LLM class oxidoreductase translates to MRFSYWPAPTMPWSDLLEMSRHVEATGWDGIWYADHFMPNGEDTSAPWAESWTTIAALAAAVPRVRLGPLVTGNTYRHPAVLAKMAATIDHISGGRVVLGLGAGWQENEHLAYGIPFYTMGERLRRLDEACRTIKALYGSQRASYVGEAYQLVDAPLEPKPVQDPLPLMIGGGGEKVTLRITAQHADEWNVWGTADILKHKMTVLDAHCENVGRDPAEIERSAVALLFLSDDEAFLAKVRARGTGMPSNIGGVSEIVDAVGAYGDAGVHEFIVPAFNLGAKERQKEVLDRFIEEVAPPFR, encoded by the coding sequence ATGCGATTCAGCTACTGGCCCGCCCCGACGATGCCCTGGTCCGACTTGCTGGAGATGTCCCGGCACGTCGAGGCGACCGGCTGGGACGGCATCTGGTACGCCGACCACTTCATGCCGAACGGCGAGGACACATCGGCGCCGTGGGCGGAGAGCTGGACGACAATCGCTGCTCTGGCGGCGGCGGTGCCACGCGTGCGTCTCGGTCCGCTGGTCACGGGCAACACCTACCGGCATCCGGCGGTGCTGGCGAAGATGGCGGCGACGATCGACCACATCTCGGGCGGCCGGGTGGTGCTCGGCCTCGGCGCTGGCTGGCAGGAGAACGAGCACCTCGCCTACGGCATCCCGTTCTACACGATGGGCGAGCGGCTCCGCCGCCTGGACGAGGCCTGCCGGACGATCAAGGCGCTCTACGGCTCGCAGAGGGCGAGCTACGTTGGCGAGGCCTACCAACTCGTCGATGCGCCGCTCGAGCCCAAGCCGGTCCAGGACCCGCTGCCGCTGATGATCGGCGGCGGCGGCGAGAAGGTGACCCTGCGAATCACCGCCCAGCACGCCGACGAGTGGAACGTTTGGGGTACGGCGGACATCCTCAAGCACAAGATGACGGTGCTCGACGCCCACTGCGAGAACGTGGGACGGGACCCGGCGGAGATCGAGCGCTCCGCCGTGGCGCTGCTCTTCCTGAGCGACGACGAGGCGTTTCTGGCCAAGGTGCGGGCACGCGGCACGGGAATGCCGTCGAACATCGGCGGCGTATCGGAGATCGTCGACGCGGTCGGTGCCTACGGCGACGCCGGAGTCCACGAGTTCATCGTGCCGGCGTTCAACCTGGGCGCGAAGGAACGCCAGAAGGAGGTCCTCGACCGGTTCATCGAGGAGGTCGCACCCCCCTTTCGGTAG
- a CDS encoding outer membrane beta-barrel protein: MRCSSWIGTVVCLLPPLLGTASTGIAEAQNGPYLGLELGIGSGASMTLDGTDNDVATTCDGWIVPIDGTNAGCDPPPSAWSSDMGGSDSGMMGGLAVGYRFGNIRAELEYTHSALTYDAVADLAATDDVTVDKAQQELEIAETRIETVQYESFFANAYWDFTPGARVSPYVGLGLGTADASIDYFNRWKRNGNPDAITTFAGHPDEESLRRIVAGTTTIANTKLQDSVSAYQLLAGVDFSVNDSVRLGIKARLVEYGDFETGRLPWDQLRSHHSSRSPGGTDVTYVMSTGDLSMWGVSFGMKYSF; the protein is encoded by the coding sequence ATGAGATGTAGTAGTTGGATCGGGACGGTCGTGTGCCTGCTGCCGCCACTCCTGGGCACCGCTTCCACGGGGATCGCCGAGGCACAGAACGGTCCCTACCTTGGGTTGGAGTTGGGCATCGGCAGCGGCGCGTCCATGACCCTGGACGGCACGGACAACGACGTCGCGACCACCTGTGACGGCTGGATCGTGCCGATCGACGGCACGAACGCGGGCTGCGATCCTCCGCCCTCGGCATGGTCTTCGGACATGGGCGGCAGCGACTCCGGGATGATGGGCGGCCTCGCGGTCGGCTATCGCTTCGGCAACATCCGCGCCGAACTCGAGTACACCCACTCGGCACTGACCTACGACGCGGTGGCCGATCTGGCGGCGACCGACGATGTGACGGTGGACAAGGCGCAACAGGAACTCGAGATCGCGGAAACCCGGATCGAGACCGTGCAGTACGAGAGCTTCTTCGCCAACGCCTACTGGGACTTCACGCCGGGCGCGAGAGTCTCGCCGTACGTCGGCCTCGGCCTCGGCACCGCGGATGCTTCGATCGACTACTTCAACCGGTGGAAGCGGAACGGCAATCCCGACGCCATCACGACGTTCGCCGGCCATCCGGACGAGGAGAGCCTGCGGCGGATCGTCGCGGGGACGACGACCATTGCGAACACGAAGCTCCAGGACAGCGTGTCCGCCTACCAGTTGCTGGCGGGAGTCGACTTCTCGGTGAACGACTCGGTAAGGCTCGGCATCAAGGCGCGTCTGGTCGAGTACGGCGACTTCGAGACCGGCAGGCTGCCCTGGGACCAGCTCCGGAGCCACCACTCGAGCCGAAGCCCCGGCGGGACCGACGTCACCTACGTGATGTCTACCGGCGACCTCAGCATGTGGGGTGTCAGCTTCGGGATGAAGTACAGCTTCTGA
- a CDS encoding ABC transporter ATP-binding protein has product MPQKNEGLEVTGLNKTYPGGIRALEDVDLTVEPGLYGLLGPNGAGKSTLMRTLATLQAPDSGTILLDGVDVLADPDYLRRRLGYLPQQIGTYPTVTGRQLLDRFANLKGRTNAAERRREVAGLLEQVNLSQDADRAVATYSGGMLRRFGIAIALAGDPRLLIVDEPTSGLDPAERSRFHRVLADIAADNVVLLSTHIVDDVESLCERLSILDQGRIVAEGTPASLAAELEGRLWSRVVPRGEPLPEDALHVSAKPTGSLVVVEASSRPDDRWEPQAPRLEDVYHAAIAHGSGRREARVA; this is encoded by the coding sequence ATGCCACAGAAGAACGAAGGCCTCGAAGTCACCGGCCTGAACAAGACCTACCCGGGCGGCATCCGGGCGCTGGAAGACGTCGACCTGACGGTCGAGCCGGGCCTCTACGGCCTGCTCGGCCCGAACGGCGCCGGCAAGAGCACGCTGATGCGGACTCTGGCCACGCTGCAGGCGCCGGACAGCGGCACGATCCTGCTCGACGGCGTCGACGTCCTGGCGGACCCGGACTACCTGCGGCGACGCCTCGGCTACCTGCCACAGCAGATCGGGACCTACCCGACGGTCACCGGCCGGCAACTCCTGGACCGTTTCGCCAATCTCAAGGGGCGCACGAACGCCGCCGAGCGGCGGCGCGAGGTAGCAGGACTCCTGGAACAGGTGAATCTCAGCCAAGACGCCGACCGGGCCGTCGCGACCTACTCCGGCGGCATGCTGCGCCGCTTCGGCATCGCGATCGCCCTCGCCGGGGATCCGCGCCTGCTGATCGTCGACGAACCGACCTCGGGCCTCGATCCGGCGGAACGGAGCCGCTTTCACCGGGTGCTCGCCGACATCGCGGCGGACAACGTCGTGCTGCTGTCGACCCACATCGTCGACGACGTCGAGAGCCTGTGCGAACGGCTGTCCATCCTCGACCAGGGCCGGATCGTCGCCGAAGGAACGCCGGCGTCCCTGGCCGCGGAGCTCGAAGGCCGCCTGTGGTCGCGCGTGGTTCCCCGCGGCGAGCCTCTGCCGGAGGACGCCCTGCACGTCTCGGCGAAGCCCACGGGCTCGCTGGTTGTCGTCGAGGCGTCTTCCCGCCCCGACGACCGCTGGGAACCCCAGGCGCCCCGCCTGGAGGACGTGTACCACGCCGCCATCGCGCACGGCAGCGGGCGGCGGGAAGCGAGGGTCGCGTGA
- a CDS encoding aminotransferase class I/II-fold pyridoxal phosphate-dependent enzyme, with protein MGPRRSDLRMSQEDMLALAGKAAELAVARIESLPDESAWDGEFKEGLERLLLEGPPEEGHPAEGVLQRVVEDILPMTTRLDHPRCFGFVPSEPTWPGVVADFLASAWNVNACTWLVASGPSQVELVVLDWFRRWLGYPDSSGGLLTSGGSAASVDAFVAAREAAGNPERPTVYMSDQSHSAQARAAVIVGVRPEGIREIPTDSAFRLDVEALARAVAEDRAAGFTPLAICANAGAPSTGAIDPLQAMADLCQAEDIWLHVDAAYGGFAAITEKGGELLTGIERADSIGLDPHKWLFQPYEVGCLLVKDVRTLERVFAFSTTVLQDTVWGAHHPNLDDRGLQLSRSFRALKIWMSIQTFGMSAFRRAVSKGMELSKRAEEYVRESRTLELQAPATLGIVCMRVNPEGAGLDDGTLENVNREVLARLFWDDRAFVSSTSLHGTFALRLCIINHSTGWDDVRETLEAMERFGEDALAV; from the coding sequence ATGGGACCACGCCGCTCCGACCTCCGGATGTCGCAGGAAGACATGCTGGCTCTGGCCGGAAAGGCCGCGGAACTCGCGGTGGCCCGGATCGAGAGCTTGCCTGACGAGAGCGCTTGGGACGGCGAGTTCAAGGAAGGGCTCGAGCGGCTATTGCTCGAGGGTCCGCCGGAGGAGGGGCACCCGGCCGAGGGGGTCCTGCAGCGGGTCGTGGAGGACATCCTGCCGATGACGACCCGGCTGGACCACCCCCGCTGCTTCGGTTTCGTTCCGTCGGAGCCGACGTGGCCCGGCGTGGTAGCGGATTTTCTGGCCTCCGCCTGGAACGTGAACGCCTGCACCTGGCTGGTTGCCAGCGGTCCGAGCCAGGTCGAACTCGTCGTCCTGGACTGGTTCCGGCGCTGGCTGGGCTATCCGGACAGCTCGGGCGGGTTGCTGACGAGCGGCGGTTCCGCCGCCAGCGTCGACGCCTTCGTGGCGGCCAGGGAAGCGGCGGGCAATCCCGAGCGCCCAACGGTGTACATGAGCGACCAGAGCCACAGCGCACAGGCGCGTGCCGCGGTGATCGTCGGCGTCAGGCCGGAGGGCATTCGCGAGATCCCGACGGACAGTGCGTTCCGCCTGGATGTGGAGGCCCTCGCGCGTGCGGTTGCGGAGGATCGTGCCGCGGGCTTCACGCCCCTGGCAATCTGCGCCAATGCCGGGGCGCCCAGCACGGGAGCGATCGATCCCCTCCAGGCGATGGCGGACCTTTGCCAGGCGGAGGACATCTGGCTTCACGTGGATGCCGCCTACGGCGGCTTCGCGGCGATCACGGAGAAGGGCGGGGAGCTTCTCACCGGAATCGAGCGAGCCGACTCGATCGGGCTCGACCCCCACAAGTGGCTGTTCCAGCCGTACGAGGTGGGCTGCCTCCTGGTGAAGGACGTCCGGACGCTGGAGAGAGTCTTCGCCTTCAGCACGACGGTTCTCCAGGACACGGTCTGGGGAGCGCACCATCCGAACCTCGACGACCGCGGCCTGCAACTGAGCCGGTCGTTCCGCGCCCTGAAGATCTGGATGTCGATTCAGACGTTCGGCATGTCCGCGTTCAGACGGGCCGTCTCGAAGGGGATGGAGCTTTCGAAGCGGGCCGAGGAGTACGTTCGGGAGAGCCGGACCCTGGAGCTGCAGGCGCCCGCGACGCTAGGCATCGTCTGCATGCGCGTCAACCCTGAAGGCGCCGGTCTGGACGACGGGACGCTCGAGAACGTCAACCGGGAGGTACTCGCGCGTCTCTTCTGGGATGACCGCGCGTTCGTTTCGTCGACAAGTCTGCACGGGACGTTCGCGTTGCGGCTCTGCATCATCAACCACTCGACGGGTTGGGACGACGTGCGGGAGACGCTGGAGGCGATGGAACGGTTCGGCGAGGACGCGCTGGCGGTGTAG
- a CDS encoding Gfo/Idh/MocA family oxidoreductase translates to MRVGIVGAGFLAETRARCWKQVVSASVGGVVSRRREHAEDYAQRFDVPAVFDDLDDMLSDPSIDVVDLCVPNRLHRDMTEAAAAAGKHVICTKPLTAYTGQDLPEDASDADVAARDRCEMLQAAEADARAMVEAAKRAGVQLLYGENWIYAPAFRRALGLLEKADAVLLEMRGGECHSGSHSPYSRVWRHTGGGALIRLAAHPVGAMLHLKRVEGLRRSGKPVRPAWVSAETADLSAVAGVSADELRVAGGWGEVENWGCATIGFDDGSRAVAWGGDHVLGGMESGLDLFASNCRLRLSLSPNDMLRAYTPDGNVFDDAYIMEKIDSGAGWTTPMPDEDWTSGQLGMCQAFAANLLDGVAAESDGELGLEVVRVLYSAYVSAAEGRRVGCA, encoded by the coding sequence TTGCGAGTTGGGATCGTCGGCGCCGGGTTCCTCGCCGAAACCAGGGCGCGCTGCTGGAAGCAGGTCGTCTCGGCGAGCGTCGGCGGCGTCGTCTCGCGCCGCCGCGAACACGCCGAGGACTACGCACAGCGCTTCGACGTGCCGGCCGTCTTCGACGACCTCGACGACATGCTCTCGGATCCTTCGATCGACGTCGTCGATCTCTGCGTCCCCAACCGCCTGCACCGCGACATGACCGAAGCTGCCGCCGCGGCCGGCAAGCACGTCATCTGCACGAAGCCCCTGACCGCCTACACCGGCCAGGATCTGCCGGAGGACGCGAGCGACGCCGACGTTGCCGCTCGCGACCGTTGCGAGATGCTGCAAGCCGCCGAAGCGGACGCGCGTGCCATGGTCGAGGCGGCGAAGCGCGCCGGCGTGCAGCTTCTCTACGGCGAGAACTGGATCTACGCTCCCGCGTTCCGCCGCGCGCTCGGCCTGCTGGAAAAGGCGGACGCGGTTCTGCTCGAGATGCGGGGCGGCGAGTGCCACAGCGGCTCTCACTCTCCCTACTCGCGGGTCTGGCGGCACACAGGCGGCGGCGCCCTGATCCGGCTCGCTGCCCATCCGGTCGGCGCCATGCTCCACCTGAAGCGGGTGGAAGGGTTACGGCGGTCGGGTAAGCCGGTACGACCCGCCTGGGTCAGCGCCGAGACCGCGGATCTGAGCGCGGTCGCCGGCGTGTCGGCGGACGAACTCCGCGTCGCCGGCGGTTGGGGCGAGGTCGAGAACTGGGGCTGCGCCACCATCGGCTTCGACGACGGTTCACGCGCCGTCGCCTGGGGCGGGGATCACGTCCTCGGTGGAATGGAAAGCGGCCTCGATCTGTTTGCCAGCAACTGTCGGTTGAGGCTCAGTCTGAGCCCGAACGACATGCTCCGCGCGTACACGCCGGACGGGAACGTCTTCGACGACGCCTACATCATGGAGAAGATCGACTCCGGCGCCGGCTGGACGACGCCGATGCCGGACGAGGACTGGACATCGGGCCAGCTCGGCATGTGCCAGGCGTTCGCCGCCAACCTGCTGGACGGCGTGGCCGCCGAGTCGGACGGCGAGCTTGGCCTGGAGGTCGTGCGGGTGCTGTACTCGGCGTACGTGTCGGCGGCGGAAGGGCGACGGGTAGGGTGCGCGTGA